CTAGCGCTCGCTTCATCTTGTTAATAGCCTCTTCCCTAGTTTGGGCCGTAGTAATCAACTTAGCTATCATAGAATCGTAATTTGGTGGAATGCTGTATCCACTATATACATGCGTATCCATACGAATTCCATGGCCACCTGGTGTATGTAACGTGGTTATTTTACCTGGTGATGGTCTAAAGTTATTATAAGGATCTTCTGCATTAATTCTACATTCAATAGAATGTAATTTAGGTAGATAATTTTTTCCAGAAATTGGAACTCCGGCAGCTACTAAAATCTGCTCACGAATTAAATCGTAATCTATTACTTGCTCTGTAATCGGGTGCTCTACCTGAATACGGGTATTCATCTCCATAAAATAGAACTTACGGTGCTTATCTACCAAAAATTCTATTGTACCAGCACCTTCATATTTTATGTATTCTGCAGCTCTAACAGCAGCCTCTCCCATGGCCTCTCTTAACTTATCTGTCATGAAAGGTGACGGAGTTTCCTCTGTTAATTTTTGATGGCGACGCTGTATAGAACAGTCCCTCTCAGATAAGTGACATGCTTTGCCATATTGATCACCAACAATTTGAATTTCAATGTGTCGTGGCTCTTCAATAAGTTTTTCCATGTACATACCCCCATTTCCAAAAGCAGCGGTAGCCTCATTTACAGCACTGCTAAAAAGGTCTTCCATTTTGTCCTCAGACATTACAGCGCGCATTCCTTTACCACCACCACCGGCAGTAGCTTTGATCATAACCGGATAGCCCATTTTTTTGGCTACCTTTTTTGCATCTTCAACATTTTTTAATAGCCCCTCTGAACCTGGCACACATGGCACGCCAGCTTCTTTCATGGTTTCTTTGGCAGTCGCCTTATCTCCCATTTTGTCTATTTGATCACCAGAGGCTCCAATGAACTTTATATCGTGCTCAGCACATATTCGTGAGAATTTTGAGTTTTCCGATAGAAAACCATAACCTGGGTGAATAGCATCTGCATTTGTGATTTCCGCAGCTGCAATTATATTTGGTATTTTTAGATAAGACTCGCTACTGGCTGCAGGCCCAATACATACAGCTTCATCTGCAAAACGCACATGTAAGCTTTCCTCATCTGCCTTACTATAAACAGCAACGGTTTTAATACCCATTTCTTTACAGGTTCGAATAACACGTAAAGCGATTTCACCTCTATTTGCAATCAGTATTTTTTTAAACATCTTTTAAATTTTAAGTTCTTGGTTCAACATCATTCTTACATGCCATTAAAAAAATAGCATCTAACAATTACTACTCAAAATTTAGTTAAGAAGGGTCAACCAAAAATAATGGTTGATCAAACTCTACTGGTGAAGAATCATCTACCAATATTTTAACTATTGTTCCAGAAACTTCAGATTCAATATCATTAAACAATTTCATTGCTTCAATAACACAAAGAACATCTCCGCTTCCAATGGTATCGCCAACCTCTACAAAAACAGGTTTATCCGGAGAAGGTTTTCTGTAGAAAGTACCAATAATAGGTGACTTTATTGTAATGTATTTGTCATTTTCTGCCTTCTTTTTGTCTGCCTCAGAAGTAGCGCTAGCGGCAACTTGTTGTTCTGTATGAACAGGAGCAGCGGCCGGCATAGCTTGTTGAGCCATTGGCATAGTATGCACATAGGTTGGTTCTGAATTTCCTGTACTCAAGCTTCCAGTACGGATGGTAATTTTTATATCATCCGTCTCCAATTTTACCTCGCTCGCACCAGATTTGGCAACAAACTTGATGAGGCTTTGAATTTCTTTAATATCCATATTTCTTTTAGTTATAAGTGGTAGTTGTTGTTAGTTATAAGCCCATTTTAAATATATAGAACCCCAGGTAAACCCTCCACCGAAGGCTGCAAATACAAGGTTATCTCCTTTTTTAAGCTGTTTTTCGTAATCGAATAATAATAGTGGTAATGTCCCCGACGTAGTGTTTCCATAACGCTGTATATTCATCAAAACCTTAGAATCGTCTACTCCCATTCTTTTAGCAGTAGCATCGATAATACGCTTATTTGCTTGATGTGGCACTAGCCAATCAACATCTTTTTCAGAAAGTTCATTTCTAGTCATAATTTTAGCTGCTACATCTGCCATATTAGAAACAGCAAACTTAAAAACCGTTTTACCTTCTTGAAAAATAAAATGCTTTTTATTTGTAACACTTTCAATTGTGGCCGGCATAATTGAGCCCCCACCTTCCATTCCTAAAAATTGTCTTCCACTACCATCAGCTCTTAAATATTCATCTTGTAAACCTAAGCCCTCATTATTTGGTTCAAATAGCACTGCTCCAGCTCCATCACCAAAAATAATACAGGTAGTACGATCTGTATAATCTATAATTGAAGACATTTTATCAGCGCCTATTAATAACACTTTTTTATATCTGCCAGTTTCTATATGACCTGCAACAGTAGACATTCCAAAAAGAAAACTTGAACATGCAGCCAACAAATCATAAGCAAAAGCATTTACTGCTCCAATTTCTGAAGCTACAAATGCAGCTGTAGAAGCCACCATACTATCTGGAGTGGCCGTTGCAACAATTACCAAGTCTATTTCTAATGGATCAAGACCTTTCTTGGTCATAAGGTCTTGTGCTGCTTTTATTGCTAAATATGATGTTCCTTCGCCTTCTTCCTTTTTTAATACTCTTCTTTCCTTTATACCAGTTCTTGTGGTAATCCATTCGTCATTGGTATCCACCAAATCCTCAAGCATTTTATTCGTCATTACAAATTGGGGAACATAGCCTCCTACCGCGGTTATAGCTGCTGTAATTTTGGTCATACTTTATTTGCTTTCTTGTAAAAAACTTAAAAAACGAGTCAAAAGTCATGAAAATTAGTGATTTTCAACGACTTTTCCTTTAAAGTTATCTGGTTTTTGAAAATTTCCATTTGTTTAATAAAAAGTATAACGCTCCACTATCACCGTAGTAATAACGAACAATCAAACAAATTGGGCTAAAAAAAACTCCCTACTTCTAAACGAAGTGGGAGCTTGTTATAATTTTAAAAGGTCTTACGCTTCTGCTTCTTCAGTCTTATCAACTAAAACTTGACCTCTATAATGTAATTTACCTTCGTGCCAGTGAGCTCTATGGAATAAGTGCATTTCTCCTGTTGAGGAATCCTTAGCCAATGTAGGTGCTACTGCCTTGTAATGTGTTCTTCTCTTGTCTCTCCTTGTTTTGGAAATTTTTCTTTTAGGATGTGCCATTTAAACCTTATTTATCCGTTAATAGTTTCTTTAATTCATCCCAACGGGGATCGTTTTCTTCTTTATTCGATTTTTTCTCTTTTGGTTGAAGCTCCTTTAACCTGTCTAACACTTCAGACTTTAAAGTGCCATCTTCAATACCAGGATGAATTCTTTTTTGTGGAACTGCCAATACTAGCATTTCATACACGTATTGGGCAATGTTCAATTGGTGTTCGTTATGAGGAAGAATTAATATTTCATCATTCTCATCATTATACTCTTCACCAAACTTTACCACCAAATGTAAATCGCCGCTAATAGCTTGATCATATGGTTCGCTGGTAATGTCACAATCAACATTTATTGTTCCTGATGCCATTAAACTAACCTCCATCATTGTACTTGTTTTGTGAAGTACAACATCTAATTTGATGTTGGCGTCGTTAAATTCATCATATCCAAAAGAATCAAAGAACGTATTGTCAATCTGGTAATCAAAGTTGTGTTTTCCTTGCTTCAATCCTGAGAAAGGAATGTTGAACTCCTTTTGCTTCATCACGTACACACTTAAATTAACACTATTCGCCCACAAAAGGCGGGTGCAAAGATACTATTATTTTAATAAAAGACAATAGTTATCAACTATTTATCTTTATAACTTTTTTGTTGTCTAAAAATTAACGTTCTCTCTTTAAACGCTGCTTTTTTAATATGTCTTTTGTTAGCTCTTGATACTCGGTTCTATTCTTAAAAATCTTTAATGCCATAAAAACTGCTTCTTTGAAAGAACTTTCATCTGCAACTCCTTTACCTGCAATTTCATATGCAGTTCCGTGATCTGGCGAAGTTCTTACCTTATCTAAACCTGCAGTATAGTTAACACCTTGGCCAAAGGAAATAGTCTTAAAAGGAATTAAACCTTGATCGTGATAAGCCGCTAATATTGCGTCAAATTTTTTATACCCGTCAGACCCAAAAAAACTATCGGCAGAATAAGGTCCATACACTAAATGTCCCATATTCGACATTTCTTGTATTACTGGTTTTAAAACTTCATCGTCTTCTTTGCCAATAACACCATTATCACCACTGTGCGGATTAATACCTAATAACGCAATTTTTGGTTTACGAATACCGAAATCCATCATAAGTGATTTTTCTATAGTATTGATTTTATCACGAATTAATCTTGGGATTATGGCTGCAGACACATCTTTAACTGCAACATGGTCTGTTAATAAACCTACTTTTAAAGATTCAGTAACCATGAACATTAAACTCTCTCCTTGCAGTTCTT
The genomic region above belongs to Maribacter hydrothermalis and contains:
- the accC gene encoding acetyl-CoA carboxylase biotin carboxylase subunit, which produces MFKKILIANRGEIALRVIRTCKEMGIKTVAVYSKADEESLHVRFADEAVCIGPAASSESYLKIPNIIAAAEITNADAIHPGYGFLSENSKFSRICAEHDIKFIGASGDQIDKMGDKATAKETMKEAGVPCVPGSEGLLKNVEDAKKVAKKMGYPVMIKATAGGGGKGMRAVMSEDKMEDLFSSAVNEATAAFGNGGMYMEKLIEEPRHIEIQIVGDQYGKACHLSERDCSIQRRHQKLTEETPSPFMTDKLREAMGEAAVRAAEYIKYEGAGTIEFLVDKHRKFYFMEMNTRIQVEHPITEQVIDYDLIREQILVAAGVPISGKNYLPKLHSIECRINAEDPYNNFRPSPGKITTLHTPGGHGIRMDTHVYSGYSIPPNYDSMIAKLITTAQTREEAINKMKRALDEFVIEGIKTTIPFHRQLMDHPDYLAGNYTTAFMNDWKMDPPKEE
- the accB gene encoding acetyl-CoA carboxylase biotin carboxyl carrier protein codes for the protein MDIKEIQSLIKFVAKSGASEVKLETDDIKITIRTGSLSTGNSEPTYVHTMPMAQQAMPAAAPVHTEQQVAASATSEADKKKAENDKYITIKSPIIGTFYRKPSPDKPVFVEVGDTIGSGDVLCVIEAMKLFNDIESEVSGTIVKILVDDSSPVEFDQPLFLVDPS
- a CDS encoding beta-ketoacyl-ACP synthase III, whose product is MTKITAAITAVGGYVPQFVMTNKMLEDLVDTNDEWITTRTGIKERRVLKKEEGEGTSYLAIKAAQDLMTKKGLDPLEIDLVIVATATPDSMVASTAAFVASEIGAVNAFAYDLLAACSSFLFGMSTVAGHIETGRYKKVLLIGADKMSSIIDYTDRTTCIIFGDGAGAVLFEPNNEGLGLQDEYLRADGSGRQFLGMEGGGSIMPATIESVTNKKHFIFQEGKTVFKFAVSNMADVAAKIMTRNELSEKDVDWLVPHQANKRIIDATAKRMGVDDSKVLMNIQRYGNTTSGTLPLLLFDYEKQLKKGDNLVFAAFGGGFTWGSIYLKWAYN
- the rpmF gene encoding 50S ribosomal protein L32; translation: MAHPKRKISKTRRDKRRTHYKAVAPTLAKDSSTGEMHLFHRAHWHEGKLHYRGQVLVDKTEEAEA
- a CDS encoding YceD family protein, with protein sequence MKQKEFNIPFSGLKQGKHNFDYQIDNTFFDSFGYDEFNDANIKLDVVLHKTSTMMEVSLMASGTINVDCDITSEPYDQAISGDLHLVVKFGEEYNDENDEILILPHNEHQLNIAQYVYEMLVLAVPQKRIHPGIEDGTLKSEVLDRLKELQPKEKKSNKEENDPRWDELKKLLTDK
- the pdxA gene encoding 4-hydroxythreonine-4-phosphate dehydrogenase PdxA, producing the protein MEENRKIRLGISIGDLNGIGCEVALKTFEDSRMLDFCTPVIFASNKTISYQMKELNMSIVFNGVPTASKAIDNKLNIVNVWKEVPRINFGEATEEGGKYALKSLKAAVDSLKKGEIDVLVTAPINKNNIQSEEFKFPGHTDFLAQELQGESLMFMVTESLKVGLLTDHVAVKDVSAAIIPRLIRDKINTIEKSLMMDFGIRKPKIALLGINPHSGDNGVIGKEDDEVLKPVIQEMSNMGHLVYGPYSADSFFGSDGYKKFDAILAAYHDQGLIPFKTISFGQGVNYTAGLDKVRTSPDHGTAYEIAGKGVADESSFKEAVFMALKIFKNRTEYQELTKDILKKQRLKRER